accgctacgttgccatctgcaagcccctgcactatggGAGCCTCCTGgacagcagagcttgtgcccagatggcatcagctgcctggggcagtggttttctcaatgctgtcctgcacactgccagtacattttccctgcccctctgccaaggcaatgctgtggaccagttcttctgtgaaatcccccagatcctcaagctctcctgctcagatgcctacctcagggAAGTTGGGCTTACTGCAATCAGCTTCTGTTTAGGtattggttgttttgttttcattgttttctcctACATGCGgatcttcagggctgtgctgaggatgccctctgagcagggacaacacaaagccttttccatgtgcctccctcacctggccgtggtctccTTGTTTGTTAGCACTGTTctgtttgcctacctgaagcccctctccctttcctcgCCATCCCTGGACCTGATgatggcagttctgtactcggtgttgcctccagcagtgaaccccctcatctacagcatgaggaaccaggagctcaagCATGCACTGAAGAAGCTCTTTTGGTTGTCTTCCAGAAGCAATTAGCTGCTACTCTGCTGCTGCAATGCAAAAAGCTCACCAAAAAAACGCGTTGTGAGACACAACCTTTCAGTGCCAGGTACCAGGTCAACCAATGCTGGCCCCAAACTGTGAGAAGTAAAGTAGAAGTGTTACgtacagaaggagaaaagatggATCTCAGGATACAGGACTGCAGGCACCTGTGGGCAGTACAGACACTAACCTGTGGTCTGAATACTCTTTGGGTGGGGAATAGGAGAAAGAGGCCAGTGCCTGTCCTGTGCCACCTCCCCAACAGCCTTGCCCTTCCACAGGTGGAGTATTTCTCCCTTACTTGGGCACCAGCAGAGATTTGCCTCCTACTCCTCTACGGGGAGATGAGCCACAGGCCTAGCTGTGTGCGAGGGAGCAGCagaactgagcagaaaaaaaaaaaaaaaacagtttcatgtcACTCGGGCATCTGAATGGTTCAGCCCCTGTGGTTGGGTCTGTTCTCTGCAGCAAAGGGCCATCACCAAGCCCCAGGTCTGTGgttgctcctgcagctctgaggGCCACTCCAAGCGGCATCACAGTATCAATGGTGAGGACCTATGGGGATCCGCCCATGCATGGATCGCAGCAGTAGGTTGGTAGGATTCCATAGTACACAAGGACATGGGTACctcattgctttgttttaataaatgtctTCATTACAAATTGCTACAAATTCCTACCTGTAAAGCAACtacatattgaaaaaaaaaaaataaaaaattgccaCTAGGAAAGCAAATATGGGCTTTTGATGCTTTCCCTAAATCTGCACAATTAACATTATTTGAGGTGCTATTGGTACAACACTCATGAATCCACCTGGTGGAGGGAACAAGGCATGGcacttctccctctctttctttctggcCCCATTCCGGGCCAGTCATGATAGCTCTTGAGTAATTTGAACATCATGGGGTAACCCTAATGACATGCCTCGAGACTGTGTTTCTGGGTTTTTCCAAGGGCAAACAATTGAACAAATGGGTACGAGTGGGCTGTTGGCATAATGGCCTTGAATACAGAGAACGTCAAATAGttgtctaccttgcctggtctcgcacaggacccttctgttgtggggttgctgagagCCAAAGAAGAGCAGGTGTCAACGGCTGCCACAACGGTGCACCGGCAGCAATAGCACACTGACCTCCAAGTCCTCCAGGCTCAAGAGCTATGTATTCCTGTGAGCAAAAAGTCAGACAAAGGGAGCAGGAGACCTGCTTGGATGATCAAGGAGATCCTGGAATGactgaaatggaagaaggaCCTGTACATAATGTGGAAAAGGGGACAAGCCACTTGGGAAGAATATAGGGACATTGTCCAAGGATGTAGGGAAGTGACAGGGAAATCCAAGGCCCATTTGGAGTTAAATCTTGCAAGGGGTGTCAAGGACAACAAAAAGGCCTTTTTCAAATATATCaagaacagaaggaagatgaaggaaaatgtgGTCCCACTGCTTAATGAGGTGGGTGCCCTGGTGACAAaggatacagagaaggcagaattactgaatgccttctttgcttcagtcttcactgctaaGACCAGCCCTCTGGAATCTCTGACCTTCAGGACAAGGGAGGAAATCTGGAGAAATGAGGACTTTCCCTTGGTTGAAGATGATCAGGTCAGAGATCTCTTATGCAAACGTGATACCCACAAATCCATGGACCCTGATGCGTACGTCCATAAgcactgagggagctggtggatgtTACTGCTAGCCCACTCTCCATCATGTTTGTAAGGTCACAGAGAACAGAAGAGGTGCCTGGAAGAAACCTCATGTCATGCCGGTCTTCAACaagggcaagaaggaagacCCAGGCAACTACAAGGCTGAAGGGATGAAAGACACagactcctgatggctcttTAACAGGAGACATTTATTGTCCTTTTTCACTACAATATATACTTTTCCCGTAGCCCCAAGCactgaatatatataatatatataatatatatgatatatatgatatatatgatatatataatatatattatatattatatattatatattatatattatatattatatattattatatatataatatattatatcatatatgatatatataatatatataatatataatatataatatataatatattatatattatatattatatattatatattatatattatatatatatataatgaatatataCACTCTCCTTAGCCCACGCACCCAAATCTGTCATACAATTGGTTAGAGACCTTCAGACACACACCTCAAGCCAGCCAACAATTACCCACTgcccaaagctcatctttaacactgtagccaaTTTACTTTATCTCGaccttgctcaagtttttgtttctactgcttgtttcctcattatctctGATTCAGGGACATGTGAAACAGTACAAAGCCACCTGCGAATTCCTTTTCCACACAGGCCAGTCAGcatcacctccatccctggaaaggcaatggaacagctcatcctgGTGATCATctctgttataaatggctcaggattcaaattagaattaaatgaaaaataggatttattaaaggatataaaggaatagaggtaagcaaacagcactgggtgcaccgggagtctccgctccaccaggatgcacaccaATTACATCaagcaactgatttttatgctcctagactaatacatattcattactacttctaaaaaaaatagattattaaaattagcttcggggtgcagtccctcctactggagcatgcgcagtctcctctggggtctcttctgggggtctctaggggtcttccatgctgaaggctcgcagtcttcctcttcccctttgtacttactgggcaccatcccaagtttacggaacaccttcttcaaaacaccttcttcaaatcttgtctcccagccgcctttcagcttctttctcgccccccccccccctaaccagataccaaagatccacatagtatcccataacagtcactagttgttatcagtttttctgaaactcccagacacacgggtaattaaaacattcttccccagccattcacagacacatctatagcagtgttagaaatagaagtccggaataacaaaagcaaacaggttcataaatttaagaagtgataaattggctagaatgaggaatgagggggagactgggacacactgcagctg
This is a stretch of genomic DNA from Aythya fuligula isolate bAytFul2 unplaced genomic scaffold, bAytFul2.pri scaffold_46_arrow_ctg1, whole genome shotgun sequence. It encodes these proteins:
- the LOC116501576 gene encoding olfactory receptor 14A16-like, with translation MRDIRDGVATGDQRRQWTTVVDSHRVPLHYGSLLDSRACAQMASAAWGSGFLNAVLHTASTFSLPLCQGNAVDQFFCEIPQILKLSCSDAYLREVGLTAISFCLGIGCFVFIVFSYMRIFRAVLRMPSEQGQHKAFSMCLPHLAVVSLFVSTVLFAYLKPLSLSSPSLDLMMAVLYSVLPPVTENRRGAWKKPHVMPVFNKGKKEDPGNYKAEGMKDTDS